From a single Labrenzia sp. PHM005 genomic region:
- a CDS encoding D-alanyl-D-alanine carboxypeptidase family protein, with protein MGAIWSTGAHAEELTTKAPKAFLYEPGSGTVLFAKDADLPFSPGALVKVMTAATVFKALSDGDMTLDQLCRVSEHAWRTGGAPSGRGATMFAAIKSEIAVEDLLKGLLVHNGNDAAIILAECLDGSEEAFADRMNKLAADIGMVSSQFGNPTGYEEAVNTTTVRDQAWLAEYVIEEHAELYKMFAIPEFTWNKIFQRNKNPLLGEIRNLDGLGGGRHSTDGFSGLGSIDRNGRRIIASVAGLKSDKHRLATLKEIFEGAWEFYAVQTVFAAGETVIDGRVYGGTSGSVPLVAAENIDVFLPRDGALEYRLRVVYQGPLVAPVKEGVTVGELRVVGKDGIVHRAPLKTGNAVPEGGLVGKALDSVQELLFGWIG; from the coding sequence ATGGGCGCAATTTGGAGCACAGGCGCCCACGCTGAAGAACTGACAACAAAAGCGCCGAAAGCATTTCTTTATGAGCCGGGCTCCGGCACGGTTTTATTCGCCAAAGATGCCGATCTACCGTTTTCTCCGGGTGCGCTGGTCAAGGTCATGACGGCAGCGACAGTTTTCAAGGCGCTTTCCGATGGCGATATGACCTTGGATCAACTGTGCAGAGTGAGCGAACACGCCTGGCGGACCGGCGGAGCGCCATCCGGACGGGGCGCAACCATGTTTGCCGCGATCAAATCTGAAATCGCCGTCGAAGATCTCTTAAAAGGCCTTCTGGTCCACAACGGCAATGACGCTGCCATTATCCTCGCCGAATGCCTGGATGGGTCAGAGGAAGCCTTTGCCGATCGGATGAACAAACTGGCTGCAGACATTGGTATGGTAAGCAGCCAGTTTGGCAATCCAACCGGGTATGAAGAAGCGGTCAACACCACGACCGTGCGGGACCAGGCCTGGCTCGCTGAATATGTGATCGAAGAGCACGCAGAGCTCTACAAAATGTTCGCAATTCCGGAGTTCACCTGGAACAAGATTTTCCAGCGCAACAAAAACCCGCTTCTCGGAGAAATCCGAAATCTCGATGGCCTTGGCGGTGGCCGGCATTCAACCGATGGGTTTTCCGGATTGGGCTCGATCGACCGGAACGGCCGCCGGATCATCGCCTCTGTCGCCGGTTTAAAATCAGACAAACACCGGTTGGCGACATTGAAGGAAATCTTTGAAGGCGCCTGGGAGTTTTATGCGGTCCAAACAGTGTTTGCCGCCGGAGAGACAGTGATAGATGGCCGTGTATATGGCGGCACCAGCGGGTCTGTTCCCCTTGTCGCTGCCGAAAACATCGATGTGTTTCTACCGCGCGATGGCGCCCTAGAATACCGGCTGCGGGTTGTGTATCAGGGGCCTTTGGTTGCTCCGGTTAAAGAAGGTGTCACGGTCGGCGAACTGCGCGTTGTCGGCAAGGACGGGATCGTCCATCGCGCCCCCTTAAAAACCGGAAACGCCGTGCCCGAAGGCGGATTGGTCGGCAAAGCACTCGACAGCGTGCAAGAATTGCTATTTGGCTGGATTGGATAG
- a CDS encoding septal ring lytic transglycosylase RlpA family protein: protein MQGIGGQTFRVAGTSIDDTGIDRSKTNRVRLVYRQVRSALLVAAAAGLVAACGSAPQEKAKFSPKKYGVKGSPKMVAAGKPVPKGGGRYVVGKKYKIAGKWYYPKNDPNYKKSGLASWYGPTFHGRKTANGEIFDRYALTAAHTTMPLPSYARVTNLANGRSMIVRVNDRGPFHGNRIIDLSERVATMLDTKSKGVGKVKVEYVGRAPLHGQDEQYLMASYTGPGAVQPGTSRPGTLIAQNAPRLVVGPTSAPAPRPYRPTGSLAALGGQGSTFAATVDPAIVFEAGSRTVQLAANNRFEPTPPVTAPQPGILGTLPAPAATTLTPGSAISSYTANKRVSDAHAVLAYTVDSGLSLSALARRTAED from the coding sequence ATGCAAGGGATCGGCGGACAGACTTTCCGCGTCGCGGGAACGTCTATCGATGACACTGGCATAGATAGGTCCAAAACAAACCGTGTGCGCTTGGTGTATCGACAGGTGCGCTCCGCACTGCTTGTTGCAGCTGCAGCCGGCCTTGTCGCGGCCTGCGGATCTGCACCCCAGGAAAAAGCCAAATTCAGCCCGAAAAAATATGGTGTTAAAGGCAGCCCTAAAATGGTCGCTGCCGGGAAACCTGTTCCGAAGGGCGGCGGACGCTACGTCGTTGGTAAAAAATACAAGATTGCCGGCAAGTGGTATTATCCGAAAAACGATCCGAACTATAAAAAGTCTGGTCTTGCTTCCTGGTATGGGCCGACCTTCCATGGCCGCAAGACAGCCAATGGCGAGATCTTTGACCGCTACGCGCTGACTGCAGCCCACACAACCATGCCGCTGCCGTCCTATGCCCGGGTGACAAACCTTGCAAATGGCCGGTCCATGATCGTACGGGTCAACGACCGCGGGCCGTTCCATGGCAACCGGATCATTGACCTGTCGGAACGTGTGGCGACAATGCTCGACACCAAGAGTAAGGGTGTTGGCAAGGTTAAAGTCGAATATGTCGGCCGGGCGCCGCTCCATGGCCAGGACGAACAGTATTTGATGGCGTCCTACACCGGACCAGGGGCCGTTCAGCCTGGAACCAGCCGTCCAGGAACTTTGATTGCCCAAAACGCGCCGCGGCTGGTTGTCGGCCCGACATCAGCACCGGCACCGCGCCCCTACCGTCCGACCGGATCGCTTGCAGCGCTTGGCGGGCAGGGGTCTACGTTTGCGGCCACCGTCGATCCAGCCATTGTGTTTGAAGCTGGCAGCCGCACAGTTCAGCTGGCCGCCAATAATCGCTTCGAACCGACACCTCCTGTGACAGCGCCGCAACCGGGCATTCTTGGAACTCTTCCGGCTCCTGCAGCCACAACACTCACGCCGGGCAGCGCAATTTCTTCTTATACAGCCAACAAACGTGTGTCGGATGCTCATGCGGTGCTGGCTTATACGGTTGATTCTGGCCTATCGTTATCAGCACTTGCGCGGCGTACGGCTGAAGACTGA